The genomic window tattttttgtttagaTTTTTGGTTCAATACTCTCCGCAAAGACCCCTTCAATCAACAGTTACTTGGTGCTCCATCATTTCAATAATtatttcttgattttcataggaaCTCTTCATTCTCCATTATGGTGCCCATtctttggaattctttaccttactaacataagaatagccttactgggtcagaccaatagtccatcaagcccagtaacccattcccaaggtggccaatccaggtcactagtacctggccaaaatccaaagagtagcaacattccatacagaatcccaaagagtagtaacattccatgcaaccaatccatgcagtggcttcccccatgtctttctcaataacagactatgaacatttcctccaggaacttgtccaaacctttcttaaaaccagctacgctaaccgctcttactacatcttctggcaaagcgttccagagcttaactattctctgagtgaaaaaaaaaaaatcctcctattggtttaaaaagtatttccctgtaaccttCACATTGAAAGCTCATTCCCAACATTCAAAACGCAATGAAAGGCTTATTATTTCTAATTGGGATTTTGCTCATAATCTGCTACGCTTTGCTTCCAGATATAACTGTAggcaattttttatttatttatttatttaacccgTCCtttcaaaggagcccagaatgggttacaagagtacattcatagtaagGTTAGGACATATTTAGGTGAGAAATATAGAATTCTACAGCATTTACTGTAAAGACAAAGGGGTTTGcttacagtatagacataacatgcagacaTAAAATACTGACTTAGTGGGCATAGGATGGATTTAATTTCAGCACATTCAGTGTAGATATCACTTGGAGGTAAGATAGCTTTCTTAGTAAGTGGGTGCATgtttgttgtcggagaatgtaGTAGTAATTCAGGTTCTATTTGCGGTAGCATGCGCGTATTTGTGAGATCCATCTGTCAGGGTGTAGACGTGGGTCTTCAAGGTGCTGGGTttgtaaaaaggaaggttttcacagcttTTCTGAAGTTCCAGAGACTAATAATTTAACTTTCTTTGGCACTTCCATCAAAATTCAAGAGATTTGGGCAGAAATCAACCACGCTTAGTGCTTTATCATTACCTTTTATGTTTTACTCCTCTTTTCCcactcttttgtttttattgtaacctgcccattctcttcctttccctaCGTTTTCAATTTTGttaatttttgtctccctcctccttttcttttctttttgatatACATTTTTATACTGTAAACCGCTGAGATTTTAACCTCGCTTTTATATttacggtatatcaaataaattgaacttgaactttttgTGGAAGCACAGGGCATAGCCATCACTCCTACAAAAGTCATCTTATTATGAGAACAAACTGGAGTGCTCCCTGAGGCCAGGATTAAGACAGCATTAAGAAACAGACTGTGGGGTGATGCATGACTGAACATTTGCCTAGGGTGTCAGATGCTCTAGGGCTGGTTCTGCTGATCCATGGGTGAGAATTGAAAATCCAATGTGGGGGACCAGGGAGTGGTACCTACACTGACATTGCTTAGGAGTAGCAAAAAACAAACTCTTTCATGGGTGCTGAGAACAGCTTTGTCTTGTTACTCATACTCACGTGTATTTTCTGGTGAAACACCTGGAGATGAATCCATGCTCATCCTGCTTCTCTTCATGTTTACCTGTAAAATAAAAGGCCACTTCCCTGTTTATTCTTTGAATTGATAGAATAGATGCTACAGATGAAGAGACTACAAGCTTTTATGATTTGACAGGTCTCACTGAGGCCACAAACAAGCCTGGTTTTCAGGTTAATCAATATGTGCACATCAACATTATTCTTGAGTTAACTACAATAGAGTTTCGGTTAACCGGGACTCTCACGCAACTGACAAAAAAATTGCTGGTAGAAAAACATGTCCCCTAAGGAACCAGTGGCAGcatcctgagccacaaatcctTCTTACCTCAAGCCTCAAAGCAGCTACGAACCCCTCTTCCTCCCGCCACGAAGCACCagtgcagcagcagtcctgagccgcaaagcctTCCTCCGTCAAGCCCCGAAGTGACAGAAGCACGCGTCACTTCcaatgcatcagaggaaaggtccTGCCAGGACTGGCtgtgagcagcctgatgtgaggctgcctcctgctgaccggctACACTCGGGTAAGGAaggtagagaaggagggagggaagcagttcgcagctcaggactgccacttacttctgtcactttggggcttgagagagggagggagggaggacagcaTTGCGGTTCAGGACCGCTGCTTCGCTGGTGCTTTGGGAGGGACAAGATTTCTAACACAccctcaattaaccagaaaaacagttatctggtatccaccaatccctgtgggtgctggataactgaaattctactgtatatattAATATTGTATATCTCATAGGCAGCAGAAACCATGGCAAGTCCTATGTTTTGCCCAACACAGCTTCAGAGAGCTTGGAGGTAAGGTTGGAAATTGGATTGTTTGTCTCTATTGAAAAAAGTTGTTCTGCTGCTTTTGATCTACAATATCTTATGAATGGTCATTGTGGTTGTTCTGAAAGAACTTCAGACCTAGAGTCAGATGAGATTTATTTAGTTGCTGGCTCACAAATATCAAAGAAGCACAGGGAACATTTCCACATGAATCAGTGTCCCAGCATGATGTTAGGGGTGCTCATTCCTGTGAGCCAGCCCTGATCcaatctttatttaattttattttatgtcgtctttttgaaaaaaaattcatCCACTTCTTATGCTTCTACTGGACTGGCACTAAATAAGTGTCTCAGCATGATGTTAGGGAATTGTTATCCCTCTTACCGAGTCTGTGTGTACGTGGCGTTAGGATGTATATTCTGACATTTTATGCAGCCGCTATTCTAAAGCCAACAGATGGCTATTTTGACAGTTTCTCCTTGATGGCTCACATATCCTCCTTTCTCTGTGAACCCCCACCATTAatattctcctttttttcttgttACTCATGCTTACCCCATCCCCTAATCCTCTCCCATCCCAATGGGGAGAAATGGACAGTGCTGGCTTTAAAATTAGGGCACCTTAAAGTACTGGTGGAgatctttggttctcaaaagtagtagctgaaaaggtaaggaaaaagaagttagctttcataaactacattagATCACTaaaagaggaagacaggatctgactgaaaataattgtaaacagcgcaaagaatgtcaagtcaaatgcaaggcgctaataaggaagtAGAAGAGAAATCTTGGAGAAAGATTGAGCTGGAAGCTAAAACAcaaagtaaaaacttttttaggtatattaaaagcaagaagcaggGAAGAGAATCGGTTGGACCACTAGACAACCaaaggataaaaggggctctgAGAGAAGACAAGGACATtttggagagattaaatgaattctttgcctcggttttcactgaggaagatgtgggggagataccgGTGCCaaaaattgtattcaattctaatgaatcagagaaactcatacaaatctctgtaacactggttGATGTATTGGGTCAGTTTggcaaactgaacagtagcaaattgcttGGACTGgatggatggtatacatcccagagtgctgatagaattgaaaaatgaactagCAGAGCTATTGTttgtcatttttcttttaaaaatcagcttagtactggaagactggagggtggccaacatgatgtcaatttttaaaaagggttccagaggtgatccaggaaattatagaccgatgAGTCTGAAGTCAgttccgggcaaaatggtagagattattataaaaatcaaaatgacagaacatatacgtaaGATGCTTTTGAAACTTAACTGCCCTTATAAGGGCTAAATACTTACTGACTTCTTTAAAGAaacctcccttcctattgtttatcccttatttgttcttttttcttAGAATATTGTACTTCCTCTTGTTCCCGTTCGTTTTTAGTCAGTCTTTTCGTTCTTTTAACCTCCCCTGTCAATTTTATTGTCAAGTTCTAACATGGTTTTATCATTGTAAgctatatttttattgtacaccgctcagaagccCGATTgagtggtataacaaattttaaataaacttgaaagacACAatgaatttagtcaagggaaatcttgcttcatcaatctactgcatttctttgatggGGGTGAATGAAATgtggatattgtgtatttggatttccaaaaggcatttgacaaagtacctcatgaaagacttctgaggtaatgtccttttatggattgagaactgactgaaagacagaaaacatagAGTGGGTTtaaaatggagaagggtaaatagtggggttctacCAATTTATACCTCCTTTCTGAAATGTTTTAAAATCTTCTACATTTCAAAATATGACAAACTGTGATCTGTGATTTGAGCACTGTTAGACACCAttaaaggaggaaaagcctcaaatCCCCGTAGGTTTGCCGCAAGTACAAGACTGAAGAAGCATACTGGAGAGGGAAACCACCTCATCGGCTAAAAAACCTCCACAACTTGAGCATATGCTGGCAGAATAACGTtaattcttatgtttcttatgcttcctcagcaaaaaaaaaaaaaaagaaaagttaagataGCCATACTTATAGAGCTCTAGTGCTGACAGGAGAatttggagatgctccgtgaagaccaagtgattttttttcatcattttatgATTGAAGATGAGACTTGGATCTATTACTGAGattctgagtccaaaatggagtcaatgcagtggaagcacaagttatCCCCCATCCCAAAAAAGTTTAAGACAGAAAATCTGCAGGCAAGGTCATGGCAACTTTCtgggagttcatgccacacaagacaaccataaccagggagagttacaccaacacaatgatcgctttgcaggagtcaatcaaagagaaaagacgaggaaaactcacaacaggtgtgctgcttcttcacgacaatgcgccggtgcacatgtcacaacaatcacagactgccatccgagaatgtgggtttcagcagctgaaccattcaCCATACAGTcaagtttttttcaagtttattattttttgataTCCCACAAATCTCAtcggggctcataatcaaaacataaatatgtctaaaaacccgcctaagtcagcacttggacgatctataatcaaaatggctttttggatgtatccagggacattttaggcctctgaatctcactgtgtgcccagagctgaaaggggcatttttggaggagtggttaggacgGGATGTGGGTCAACCTAGATGGGGTTTTTATTAGGATGtattttatttatactttttaaTTGATGTTGTATTTAACCGATGTTGTTTAGTAGTATGTGTTTTTGAAGCTGTATTTttactgaaatgtctcagttcctttgttgtgaaccgcctagaactgttggtggggcggtatacaagaaaataaattattattattagtcgtcctgcagggataatcgaatgtttgacgagactgcctaggcgAAACTTGTATGTtttgagttagacgatgtaaagacaggtataagtgcccaaaaggtatccaaagtaaccagataatcactgcagagacaaagtaaagatcccacacacactccccaccTGTATTCACTGACCTCGTTGCACCACCACAAAGTTgagaataaaaacatatatatagtcatacctcggtttgcaagtgttttgcaaaacactcaatcaaatcatgcctcacaaaccgagcgttgactcgatttgtgagcccccccccccgagaactggcatcgcccgCCCAAactcttaccccgatctggcaccggtacgcagcaccaacccacaggatgtgccggtgccggtgcctgaagattctGCCTCTTgccgctgggctgggccttgagcatctgcgcatgctcaaggcattCTGGCTCCCGCTCTTTCCGAGCCTTCAGGCATCGGCACAtactgtgggttggtgctgcgtgccggtgccagattggggtttgggtttgggcgggTGAtgtcggttctcgggggggggggggaaagactcGCGGGCGGGGGGATGCTCTGCAGTTCTCAGGGTGAGGGGCGATGCCGATTCTCTTGGGTGTGGGGTGGAAGCCATTAGCctcaggggtggggggtctttttggggtggggggtggaagcgagcagcgccagtggcctcgcGGGGGgtgggaaccaatcaagcgagtttcccttacttcctatggggaaactcgctttgatatacaagcactttggtttacgagcatgcttctggaacgaattatgttctcaaaccaaggttccactgtacctgcctccggaacatcagcacttggcttaggaaagcctagtagagctgcacagaggtggcttaagtagtctggtgggtgggaaagtgaaccatagaaaggaagacccaggcccataagccattctaaccactacattaatggtggaaaatgtgagcccctcCCAAACCCACCAAATCCTActcctgccatataggtgccaccttccagccataagggctattggggttgcagacaggtgggtatagtgtatTTTGGGGGAACTCACCATAACTTATAAGAGAGTGAgctgtttatgtggcaccctttttgtgaagttcacagcagtgccttgtaaggtgcccctctgctctgttactatgtcttgatggccagtccattacaatgctggcccctcccatgtccaaaaggtcttgctctgggcatttgagacttggatgaaattttggtcaagtatgtggtataaagatagatatagtggcggtctggatgatcaaatgcctggacgtacagatagacgatttttgaaaaaaaatatttcagacgtacttttcgagaatggacattttgctgctgTTGACTTTGGGTGATTagcgccctacgtccaaatcggacttagacttttttttttttttaaattatgcccctctaagtgcgTAAGCGGCTTATAATAAAGTTGATATGTTTAAAATAGGTAAGGggagaagaactacaatttaatgATAGGATTTGGCAAAAGGGAAGGATATACAAGAGGTCTAAGGGACAGTCTGTGTGTTCCAATTGGAATATTCTGTGGTACATAAAAGTTTGATAATCAAATACCTATGAAAAGGCATCAGTAAATAAAAATGGACCTGgttccctcggattatttcctgttctgagttttgaagaaatctctctgtgatGAAGACATCCAAACAGAAAagttcttttcaaaggggttaaagtcattgcaggaaaaataGATGAAGTGCTTcgaaacaaaatttttttgaaaatgcttttctttcctactgcGGTAAACAAATTATTTTACATGTCTTGCAGCGTGTGGCACGTGTCTCATTCTCCCTAGTTTCTCTTTCCTTATGTGTCTTTCTTTCGCTCTGCTTTTCCTCTTCTACACCTGTTATTTTCAGTGGCCCCAGAGAGTTTTCTTCAGAAACAAAAAATTTTCCTTTCAGTTACCCCACCTGCtcctccctctcctctttctATCCACCTGGAAGTAAAACCAGGCACATACCCAATGACAGtgtatgataataataataaacactaCTATTATacacagaaattaatttataaaagTTAAATTGCACACAGTGACAATGAATATAGATGCAGCTCCAGAAATCTCTGAAATCTATTTTCACTCTGCAGTAATAAGACCATTGTTACCTCTCCTGgcatttccttatttctctcgCCTGGAAGTTCCCAATCATATTTAAGAGAGAATCTTTCTTATATgtgctgctcattgtgaccctgggcaagcaacttaatcccccactgcaccaggacagatagggaatatgcttgagtacctgcatgtaaaccactttgtagtGAATAAAAGAAAACTGAAGGGACTTGACCTGGATGTCATAGAACAGGGTAGTCCAGTGACTGGAGTGAAAGAGCTGTGTTTGTCCCTTCTAAATCACCTTACCTGTGATTTCTACAATGCCATCCTTGGTTTTGACCAGAAGCTCCTCGGGTGAAAAATGGTTGACATCCAGACTGACCTTCCAGCGATTAGCGGTCTGTTGGATCTCTGAGATCCCACTGCTCAGCTGGCGGCTCAGTGCTCGGTTGTAGCTGGGCATGGCACTGGCTGCTGCAGTTGGAGAGGAAGAGGGTATCACATCAGTAACCAGGTTGGGCAGTGGGCGGATGTAGCCTGGCCAACTGGTGCTTGGCCACTGGtgccagtcctctggaatctgaGGGAGACCAAATGACTGGTCAAAGAGGCGACTGCCCTGGTACCAGTCACGGAATGGGTCCCAGCTCGGGCTCCTCAGGAAGGTGAAGGGCACCCGTCGTTCAGACATGGCAGCTCTGTAGAGAAAAGCCGGTGTGTGCAGAGTGTGATTCTAGATAGAGCAGCTGCCTGAGGACAGATTTTATGAAGAGGCACTTGGTTATATTTAGATGTTGTATCAGTTCACTATTAATAGAAAAGGCACAAGAGCAGTAAAGCTAACCACTGACAATACAATGATAACCCAGGCTCTGCTAACAGAACTCTTTCTGTCCTTGTCAGGCAACAGCTTCCATAATGCACGGCAGATTGAAACAATACAAatgaatgtaattttgtaaacttaTTTAAGCCACTACTAATGTTTGTGGGTATTTTGCCTCTTCTGTGTTTATTTAACCCTCCTTTCCCCAGCAATAACCACATGGAAATTTAATGCTCCCCAATCAATGGTATTTTAATATATAGCTCTAATTTGTTAATTGTGAGAGATTACAATTTTGATGCAAGATCTGAGTAACGCAGTAatgtcagaaaatacttttttgtagaaagggtggtggatctcTGTAatgctctcctggtggagtcAAAACATAACACTTTCAAGTTATATGCGGTTTACACAAGATTAGTTAAAATTACACAAAAGATGAAAATATGAAACTAAGAACCCAAGAACTTAGAAAATAAGTAAGCCTTAAGTTGTTTTCTAAAGTATAAATAGGATACAGATATCAATAGTAGAGATTTCAACTCCTTATCCCATAAAGCAGCCTGATatgagagcataagaacataaaaatagcctcactgggtcagaccaatggtccatcaagcccagtagcccattcccacagtggccaatccaggtcaccagtacctggtcaaaacccaaggtgtagcaatattccatgctaccgatacagggctaGCAGTGGCTTCTGGTCATCATGTCTCTTTGCTTTACAGCCTTTTACCGATGGAAAAGTCAGAAGGGCCTCAGCACTGTGGGAGAATTTTAaagatgtaaaacaaaataattctgtCAAATAGGAAGGAGTATCCCCAGCTAAGACTTTAAAATACAGACAACCCAACTTGAAAATAATCCGTGCCTCCACCAGTAACCAATGCAATTCCCTATAGAATTGAGATATAGAATCATATTTTTTCAGACCATAAATCAATCTCACTGCAGAGTTTTGGATAATTTTCAGTCTTAACAAATGTTTCTTAATCCCAGTGAGGTAGACGATATTAGAATAGTCTAGATATTTGGTTTCCCAGAGTCAGATTTTgatcagtagaaacatagaaacatagaaagatgacggcagaaaagggctatagcccattaagtctgcccactctactgaccctccccattaagtctgagtactaatgacctagttccttaactcgaccctcgtaaggatcctactagggcatcccatttattcttaaagtcaataacgctggtggccttgatcacctgctctggaagcttgttccagtgatctacaaccctttctgtgaagaaatacttccttatgtcactattgaatttccctcctctgagtttgaatggatgcccccttgtgaccgagggtcccctgagaaagaagatgtcttcttccacctcgacacgtcccgtgatgtatttaaatgtctcaatcatgtcccccctctccctgcactcctctagagtgtagagctgcaatttgtttagtctttcttcgtacgagagacccttgagccccgagatcatcctagtggccatctgctgaaccgactcaactctaagcacgtctttacggtaatgtggcctccagaattgcacacagtactccagatgaggtctcaccatggttctgtacagtggcattatgacttcagatttgcggctaacgaagcttctattgatacatcccataagttgccttgctttggatgaggccttctctacttgtttggcggccttcatgtctgcactgatgattattcccaagtctctttcttctgaagtcctagctagtgtttctccatttaaggtgtaaggtttgcatggatttctgctaccgagatgcataaccttacatttcttagcgttgaagcccagctgccatgtcgaggaccagttttccaacgtaagcagatcctgcgtcatactatcctgcagattgctttcacttactatattacatagtttggcgtcatcagcgaatagagttactttaccctgaagcccttgggtcaagtctcttatgaatatgttaaaaaggagtggacccaggaccgagccctgtggcactccgctggtcacctccgatgtctcagagagggtgccgttgaccaccaccctctgacgtcttccactcagccaatctttgacccatgcaattagtgtctcacctaaccccattgatttcatcttgtttaatagtctacggtgtgggacgctgtcgaaagctttactgaaatctaagtacactatATGACCTCCAGAATCTTAATGGTAGAATGAATCGGATATTGGCGAGAAATGGcaaagaaaaatttagttttctCTGAATTAAGCTTAAGTTAGATCAAGAACTTCCTCAATTACTTGTCTGATGTTAGCGATTGTAGAAGGGCAAGGTATTATGATGGTAATGTCATCCGTGTATGTAAATAGCTTAAGATCAAggctaccgtatttttcactccataagaaacacctgaccataagacgcaccctaaatttagaggaggaaaacaataaaaaaaacattctgaaccaaattctccctgccaggctctgcacccaaccctatactccttgccaggctctgtaccctgtcccactacACAGCCCTGTCCTGTAACCTGCTcctagtaccttttttaatccccccTCTCTTTTTTATGGTACAACATTTTTTATTGGTTTCCAAAATAAATTACGAACAGGGCATAGACCAAAACAGAAACAAGTCCCAAACAAAACTAGaataataatcaagaataccACAGCATGAACCCCCACCCCGTCCTAGAGCAGGGAGCAACCTCCAGTATACAGAacaatgaaacaaaaattaaaactaatcTTTTTTAACCACcgtccctttttaaaacacccctgtCCTATCCGGTAGCGAAGATGTAtatttttaacaccccctccgGTTGGGCCTTTTAAAAAACACCTTTTTTAATCCTTGTTCCTTTTTACAACACCTCTGTCCAGTCCCATAgcaaatatataaatttttaacactCCCCCCTCAGTTGGGTCGTTTAAAAACATCCCCAGTACCTTTTATAATCTTCGTTCCTTTTTACAACACCCCTGTCCAGTCCCGTAGcaaagatataaatttttaaccTCCCCCTCCGGTTGtgccttttaaaaacacccccagtatcttttttaaccctcatacctttttaaaacacccctcaCCCAGTCCCGTCCCTCTTCAAATCTCccccattgcctggtggtccagtggtgcatCGGCCAGCAGGCGTGAGCCCTCCGCCTGCCTGCCTGGGCAGGCGCCGCCTCTTCCCGTCCTGTTCTGTACCTCCTTAAGCCTCtcccattgcctggtggtccagcagtgtcaGCGCCACCCTCTGAATGGTGTTTTCAGCATCGGCCGGCAGGCACGAGTTTTCCGCCCGCCCGCCTGGGCCAGCACCGCCCTCTGAATGGTGCCTTCAATTCTCGCGAGAACTTACACTAAAGGTGCAATGGGAAAGATAGGAGACAAACCATGAAATAACAGATTCCCTGAAACCCAAGCAAGGACAGTGTTTCAGTGAGTAGGTAATCTACGATGTCAAATGCCGCaaatagatcaaggaggatgaggatggagtagagtcctttggatttggccaggagcaggtcattggaaactttagcaagggcagtttctatgGAATGAAGGAGGCGGAAGCTGGATTGAAGGGAGTCGAGAATAGCTCGAGCCGAAAGAAAGTCAAGATAATGGCGATGGACAGCTCGCTCTAGtagtttggataagaaggggagaagagagataGGGCAATAATTGTAGGGTCCAGCAGTGGCTTTTTCAGGAGCAGcataactacagcatgtttgaaggtgtCAGGTACAGTCGCGGTGGAGAGCGATAGGTTGAGGTCCGAGTGATttgatgtttattaaaatttgatattctggATGGTTACCGGGCTGAGTTTTATAAACTTTTGCTGCCAGAGGTCTTGAGCCCCCTGGTGAATATGCTTAACCACTGCATTGGAGAGAATACTCTAACATTGCGACTCCAACAGGCACAAATAGTGGTTTTTCCTAAGATGGATAGGGACCCGACTAAAGTGAAGTCTTATAGACCGATTTCCTTTCTCTGCTGTGAGGCTAAATTACTGGCCAAAATGTTGGCCAATCACCTTGCAAAAAAAATACTTGATTTGGTAGCCAGCCCTCAAGTTGGTTTTATTCGGAGTCGAATGGTGGTTGAAAATATCCGTCGGATATTATCTTCCTTGGAATGGGCTCATCGTCAGATATTGCTTTCTCTGCTGATCATTTTTGAcatggagaaggcctttgactgGGTTCGGTGGGATTTTTTGTTTGGGGTCTTGGATAAGTATGGTGTCACTGGATTTTTCCGGAATGCAGTTCAGATGCTGTATACAGGCCCTTGGGCTAGGGTGGGGGGTCAATGGGGCCCAATCTGAGTTCTTTTCTATTGGTCAGGGCAACAAACAGGGCTGCCTGCTGTCACCTCTCTTATTTATTCTCACCCTGGATCCCCTGATTAGGGAGGTTCTCTCTAATCCTGATATCATGGATGTGACCATTGGGGCCCATTCTTTTAAAATTGCTGCCTTTGCGGACGATTTCTTAGTGCATATTACTCGGCCTCGGTTGTCTTGGCCTACTGTTTTGGAAAGTTTTGCAGAATATGGAGAttttttaggatttcatt from Geotrypetes seraphini chromosome 15, aGeoSer1.1, whole genome shotgun sequence includes these protein-coding regions:
- the HSPB1 gene encoding heat shock protein beta-1, which encodes MSERRVPFTFLRSPSWDPFRDWYQGSRLFDQSFGLPQIPEDWHQWPSTSWPGYIRPLPNLVTDVIPSSSPTAAASAMPSYNRALSRQLSSGISEIQQTANRWKVSLDVNHFSPEELLVKTKDGIVEITGKHEEKQDEHGFISRCFTRKYTLPPGVDASSVVSSLSPDGTLTVEAPLPKPAVQSAEITIPVTFESRAEIGPTEATKKPEEATKK